In the genome of Rhizobium rhizogenes, one region contains:
- a CDS encoding HNH endonuclease, whose translation MLEAPQSFIVREECEKAASQNGFRRVLGEEAGWRAFASTTAHGAIYLAAESSHGPWFLATDHAGVVAELDWPAAVMSGPGTRRYAFNALGELYAALNRVYALAISLPDAPLREFERRVADLPRTTEVERLVVQRIGQDIFRDRLMDYWQGRCPLTGISDPALLRASHIIPWADCESDAERLDVHNGLLLSALWDAAFDRALVTFDGEGKPEFSPSLSEQAHTELRWNAPVPLTDKHRGRLARHRERARSQW comes from the coding sequence ATGCTTGAAGCTCCCCAATCCTTCATCGTCCGGGAAGAATGTGAGAAAGCCGCCTCGCAAAACGGCTTTCGCCGTGTTCTGGGCGAAGAAGCCGGATGGCGGGCCTTTGCGTCCACGACGGCGCACGGCGCCATTTATCTGGCTGCTGAAAGCAGTCATGGGCCGTGGTTTCTCGCCACCGACCATGCCGGTGTCGTCGCGGAACTGGATTGGCCAGCCGCCGTTATGTCCGGCCCCGGCACACGGCGCTACGCCTTCAATGCGCTGGGCGAACTCTACGCGGCGCTGAATCGCGTCTATGCCTTGGCGATCAGCCTTCCCGACGCCCCCCTCCGGGAGTTCGAGCGGCGCGTAGCAGACCTGCCTCGAACCACCGAGGTCGAGCGGTTGGTGGTGCAGCGTATCGGACAAGACATCTTTCGCGACCGCCTGATGGACTACTGGCAGGGGCGTTGCCCTCTGACTGGGATCTCCGATCCGGCCCTGCTACGCGCATCGCACATCATCCCTTGGGCCGACTGCGAAAGCGACGCCGAACGGCTCGACGTGCATAATGGCTTGCTGCTGTCAGCGCTGTGGGATGCCGCCTTCGATCGCGCGCTCGTGACCTTCGACGGCGAAGGCAAGCCTGAATTCTCTCCCTCACTCAGCGAGCAGGCGCACACCGAATTACGCTGGAACGCCCCTGTTCCGCTCACGGACAAGCATCGCGGACGGCTAGCCCGCCATCGCGAGAGAGCACGATCTCAATGGTAG
- the ybaK gene encoding Cys-tRNA(Pro) deacylase yields the protein MSKTTRATQMLTKAGVAFTTVTYDYDPNADRIGLQAAEAIGEAPHLVLKTLMAELDGKPVCVIVPSDREVSMKKLAAAFGGKSASMMKPADAERATGYHVGGISPFGQKKQVPTAIEAGAMAHDHVYMNGGQRGLQVRLSPRDAQTALRAIAASLVAD from the coding sequence ATGTCCAAAACGACCCGCGCCACCCAAATGCTGACCAAGGCCGGCGTTGCCTTCACCACCGTTACCTATGACTACGATCCGAATGCCGACCGCATCGGCCTGCAGGCGGCCGAAGCGATCGGCGAGGCGCCGCATCTGGTGCTGAAGACGTTGATGGCGGAGCTGGACGGCAAACCGGTCTGCGTCATCGTTCCCTCAGACCGTGAGGTCAGCATGAAGAAGCTTGCCGCGGCTTTCGGTGGCAAATCCGCCAGCATGATGAAACCCGCCGATGCGGAGAGGGCAACCGGTTATCATGTCGGCGGCATCAGCCCCTTCGGACAGAAGAAGCAGGTGCCGACGGCCATCGAGGCCGGAGCCATGGCGCATGACCATGTCTACATGAATGGCGGACAACGCGGCCTGCAGGTGAGGCTTTCGCCCCGCGATGCGCAGACAGCCCTGAGGGCCATTGCCGCTTCGCTGGTCGCCGATTGA
- a CDS encoding chromosome segregation protein SMC, with amino-acid sequence MPQQHEMFAPPKLSLTAPSGLKEPRLWVRRMALWEAPGGPKIREDILLRPGLNIIWSPDGSDDDNTSGARSIGHGAGKSLFCRLLRYCLGEQRFADETQRERIAIAFPNGIVGAEVMLDGVCWAVVRPLGIRRRHVAIAGGNLDEIAAGDGATTSIDPLIEAIEQAIVTPSTASLARLQPGQKAWPIALAWLTRDQECRFDDVLDWRSPASGSDAPIPASGRETGPRREALRAFLMAITEEEQQARRNEETLRGDVANAEREISHIAWDLGRRHARLIDQLGLGEQTLPEMPLLLEVFRKATDDRLAAAAQLPSGNTSELAAARKALQEANGELNQANEERVSLDAQLPAEKQVLTLLSSEIPGLSAAAANAASQVCPICEVPIDRVLAEGCGLSHRLHNEAECRARLETKRQEIGEQQKKIGDLETRSKALQPVIALAKQKVEQAEKRAQAIEDVRDARTSAWQAATRLKEGVERFGELSAERDDLRKRLRGFEDNLVKERERLAAFRDKQGLTFGRITQKFSAIIRRLVNESAKGTVTLSGNGLEIVVDVDGDRRTAAIESLKVLAFDLACLCLSIEGATCLPAFLVHDSPREADLGLSIYDELFRLMREVETMTEAAAFQYIVTTTTRPPDDLRCDPWLRLTLKGAPGSERLVARDL; translated from the coding sequence ATGCCGCAGCAGCATGAGATGTTCGCCCCTCCGAAACTCAGCCTGACCGCTCCGTCAGGTCTGAAGGAGCCGCGCCTTTGGGTGCGTCGCATGGCGCTCTGGGAAGCGCCCGGTGGTCCGAAAATCCGTGAGGACATCCTACTTCGGCCTGGACTCAACATTATCTGGTCGCCCGACGGTTCCGATGACGACAATACCAGCGGCGCGCGCTCCATCGGTCACGGAGCCGGAAAATCGCTATTTTGCCGTCTGCTGCGCTACTGTCTCGGCGAACAGCGTTTCGCCGACGAGACCCAGCGGGAGCGGATTGCGATCGCTTTCCCCAACGGCATCGTGGGCGCCGAGGTGATGCTCGATGGTGTATGCTGGGCAGTTGTCCGGCCATTGGGCATCCGGCGTCGCCATGTCGCCATCGCGGGTGGCAATCTCGATGAGATCGCCGCAGGCGATGGCGCGACGACAAGCATCGACCCACTGATCGAAGCCATCGAGCAGGCTATCGTCACACCCTCTACCGCGAGTTTGGCTCGTCTTCAGCCAGGGCAGAAGGCCTGGCCGATCGCGCTCGCCTGGCTGACGCGCGATCAGGAATGCCGTTTCGATGACGTTCTGGATTGGCGTTCTCCCGCCTCCGGCTCCGATGCGCCGATACCGGCGAGTGGGCGCGAAACCGGGCCTCGGCGCGAGGCGCTTCGCGCGTTCCTCATGGCGATCACGGAAGAGGAGCAGCAGGCCCGGCGCAACGAGGAAACGCTGCGCGGTGATGTCGCCAATGCGGAGCGCGAAATATCTCACATTGCTTGGGATCTCGGTCGCCGCCACGCCCGGCTGATCGACCAACTCGGCCTCGGTGAACAGACCCTGCCGGAAATGCCTCTGCTCTTGGAAGTGTTTCGGAAGGCGACCGACGACCGGCTTGCCGCCGCAGCTCAACTTCCGAGCGGCAACACCTCTGAGCTGGCAGCAGCCCGGAAGGCATTGCAGGAGGCTAACGGCGAACTGAACCAGGCAAACGAAGAACGGGTTAGCCTGGATGCGCAGTTACCGGCCGAGAAGCAGGTTCTCACTCTGCTTTCCAGCGAAATCCCTGGCCTTTCAGCGGCGGCGGCAAACGCGGCAAGTCAGGTATGCCCGATCTGCGAAGTGCCGATCGATAGAGTCTTGGCGGAGGGGTGCGGCCTTTCCCACAGGCTGCACAACGAGGCGGAATGCCGAGCCCGGCTTGAGACGAAGCGCCAGGAAATCGGCGAGCAGCAGAAGAAAATCGGCGATCTGGAAACGCGATCGAAAGCTCTCCAACCCGTCATCGCCTTGGCCAAGCAGAAAGTTGAGCAGGCAGAGAAACGCGCCCAAGCCATTGAGGACGTCCGTGATGCGCGCACATCCGCATGGCAGGCGGCGACCCGTCTCAAGGAAGGCGTCGAGCGATTTGGCGAACTATCGGCCGAACGGGATGATCTGCGCAAGCGGTTGCGGGGCTTTGAGGACAATCTGGTCAAGGAGCGCGAAAGGCTCGCCGCCTTCCGCGATAAGCAAGGGCTGACTTTCGGCAGGATAACGCAGAAATTCTCGGCCATCATTCGCCGTCTGGTCAACGAAAGCGCGAAGGGGACGGTTACTCTGAGCGGCAACGGACTCGAAATTGTCGTCGATGTCGATGGAGATCGCCGAACAGCCGCTATCGAATCCTTAAAGGTGCTGGCATTCGACCTTGCCTGCCTCTGCCTGAGCATTGAGGGCGCAACATGCCTCCCGGCGTTCCTCGTTCACGATAGTCCCCGCGAGGCTGATCTCGGCCTCAGCATCTACGACGAGTTGTTCCGCCTGATGCGTGAGGTGGAGACAATGACCGAAGCAGCGGCCTTTCAGTATATCGTGACGACCACGACACGCCCTCCCGATGATCTCCGTTGCGATCCTTGGCTAAGGCTGACCCTGAAAGGGGCGCCAGGTTCGGAACGACTGGTGGCGCGCGATTTGTAG
- a CDS encoding ArsC family reductase: MTITIYGIKNCDTMKKARSWLEANGFDYSFHDYKASGIDRAHLETWCDAAGWETVLNRAGTTFRKLDDGQKADLTREKAIGLMLEQPSMIKRPVLEARGKITVGFKPETYQTLFA; this comes from the coding sequence ATGACGATCACCATTTACGGCATCAAGAACTGCGACACGATGAAGAAGGCCAGAAGTTGGCTGGAAGCCAATGGCTTCGACTATTCTTTCCATGACTACAAGGCGTCCGGCATCGACCGCGCCCATCTGGAAACATGGTGCGATGCAGCGGGCTGGGAAACGGTTCTCAACCGCGCCGGCACGACCTTCAGGAAACTCGACGACGGCCAGAAGGCCGATCTTACCCGTGAGAAGGCCATCGGCCTGATGCTGGAACAGCCCTCCATGATCAAGCGCCCCGTGCTGGAGGCAAGGGGCAAGATAACCGTCGGTTTCAAGCCGGAAACCTACCAGACCCTTTTTGCCTGA
- a CDS encoding isoprenylcysteine carboxylmethyltransferase family protein, with the protein MASDADPQPMSRTVAILYSFGLPLGLIALVFLPAGRMDWLPGWIFIAVLVAAFSLSALVLARLNPVIFRARSRFQPGTKRWDLILVTAILLAFAAEIPVATFDAARMEWSIMPPWVIAVGYILLVGGIAVTAWAQAVNPFFEPGVRIQSERGQHVITSGPYGIVRHPGYTAAIAMFAGIPLALASWVALFPAALAIVLLILRTGLEDRLLQAELPGYADYARERRYRLFPGIW; encoded by the coding sequence ATGGCTTCCGATGCTGATCCGCAACCCATGTCGCGCACCGTCGCAATCCTCTACAGCTTCGGCCTGCCGCTTGGCCTGATCGCACTCGTCTTCCTGCCGGCGGGCCGCATGGACTGGCTTCCCGGATGGATATTCATTGCAGTTCTCGTCGCAGCCTTCAGCCTTTCCGCGCTGGTGCTGGCTCGTTTAAACCCGGTCATCTTTCGCGCCCGCAGCCGGTTTCAGCCCGGCACCAAAAGATGGGACCTGATCCTCGTCACCGCAATCCTGCTGGCGTTTGCCGCTGAAATTCCGGTTGCGACATTTGATGCCGCCCGGATGGAATGGTCCATCATGCCGCCCTGGGTCATCGCGGTCGGTTATATCCTGCTTGTCGGCGGCATCGCCGTCACGGCCTGGGCTCAGGCGGTCAATCCGTTTTTCGAGCCGGGTGTCCGTATCCAGAGCGAGCGCGGACAACACGTGATCACGTCGGGACCGTATGGCATCGTGCGCCATCCCGGTTACACGGCAGCGATCGCCATGTTTGCCGGCATACCGCTCGCATTGGCCTCCTGGGTGGCCCTGTTTCCCGCGGCCCTGGCCATCGTGCTGCTGATCCTGCGCACCGGTCTGGAAGACCGGCTGCTTCAGGCGGAATTGCCCGGTTACGCCGATTACGCGCGAGAAAGACGCTATCGGCTGTTTCCGGGCATATGGTAA
- a CDS encoding FadR/GntR family transcriptional regulator yields MYNAISHETGLVSSTIGAITRHIRENELAPGAKLPSELSLSQQLGVSRTVVREAFRSLSAMRLIDVSAGKRATVATLDHGAMSLMFEHGIHTEQINIQQIYDVRRTIEVRTVTLAALRRTDAEALTILNHANDMERDFGDNDKVMEHDLAFHLAIAKSSKNPVFELILGAFQNVTRQTWPIGWKSRTSDAQRHTTVSLHIEIGQAIAAGDPQMASTLMARHFDESVHALLAAGIA; encoded by the coding sequence ATGTATAACGCCATTTCTCATGAAACCGGTCTCGTCAGCAGCACGATAGGCGCGATCACGCGCCATATCCGCGAAAACGAGCTTGCCCCCGGGGCAAAGCTGCCGAGCGAACTTTCGCTTTCCCAACAGCTCGGCGTTTCTCGCACCGTCGTTCGCGAAGCTTTCCGGTCTCTGTCAGCCATGCGGCTGATCGATGTCAGCGCTGGCAAGCGCGCCACCGTGGCGACGCTTGATCATGGGGCGATGTCGCTGATGTTCGAGCATGGCATTCACACCGAGCAGATCAATATTCAGCAGATTTACGACGTGCGCCGCACCATCGAAGTCAGAACCGTGACGCTGGCGGCGCTGAGGCGCACGGATGCGGAAGCGCTTACCATTCTCAACCACGCCAACGATATGGAACGGGACTTCGGCGACAATGACAAAGTCATGGAGCACGATCTCGCTTTCCATCTCGCCATTGCCAAATCCTCGAAGAACCCGGTTTTCGAACTCATCCTTGGCGCTTTTCAAAATGTGACACGCCAGACATGGCCGATCGGCTGGAAAAGCCGCACATCCGACGCGCAGCGCCACACCACGGTCTCGCTTCACATTGAGATCGGACAGGCCATTGCCGCAGGCGATCCACAAATGGCGTCAACGCTGATGGCGCGGCATTTCGATGAAAGCGTGCACGCGCTTCTCGCTGCCGGTATCGCCTGA
- a CDS encoding aminopeptidase, with product MTVSPIDPVKLEKLAEVAVKVGLQLQKDQDLVITAPLAALPLVRLLTKHAYLAGGGLVTTFYSDEETTLSRYRHASDANFDRASGWLYEGMAKAYANGAARLAIAGDNPMLLAEQDPAKVARANKANSTAYKPALEKISNFDINWNIISYPNPSWAKQVFPDLAEDEAVRKLADAIFAASRVDVADPVAAWAQHNANLAKRSAWLNGERFSSLHFTGPGTDVTIGLADGHEWHGGASTAKNGVTCNPNIPTEEVFTTPHALRVDGYVSSTKPLSHQGTLINDIRVKFEGGRIVEARASKGEAVLNKVLDTDEGARRLGEVALVPHSSPISASGILFYNTLFDENASCHIALGQCYSKCFLDGASLSQEQIKAQGGNSSLIHIDWMIGSDKVDIDGVKPDGSTVPVMRKGEWA from the coding sequence ATGACCGTTTCTCCCATCGATCCCGTCAAACTCGAAAAACTGGCCGAAGTTGCCGTAAAAGTCGGCCTGCAATTGCAGAAGGATCAGGATCTCGTGATCACTGCGCCGCTGGCGGCGTTGCCGCTGGTGCGGCTTTTAACCAAACACGCCTATCTGGCGGGTGGCGGGCTGGTCACCACCTTCTATTCCGACGAAGAAACCACGCTTTCGCGCTACCGCCACGCCAGCGACGCGAATTTCGACCGGGCTTCCGGCTGGCTTTATGAAGGCATGGCGAAGGCCTATGCCAATGGCGCGGCGCGGCTGGCGATTGCCGGCGATAACCCGATGCTGCTGGCCGAGCAGGACCCGGCCAAGGTGGCGCGCGCCAACAAGGCCAATTCCACCGCCTACAAGCCCGCGCTGGAGAAGATTTCCAACTTCGACATCAACTGGAACATCATCTCCTATCCGAACCCCTCCTGGGCAAAACAGGTCTTTCCCGATCTTGCCGAGGACGAAGCCGTTCGCAAGCTTGCCGATGCCATCTTCGCAGCATCGCGGGTGGATGTGGCCGATCCGGTCGCAGCCTGGGCGCAGCACAATGCCAATCTCGCCAAACGTTCGGCATGGCTGAATGGCGAGCGCTTCTCGTCGCTGCACTTCACCGGCCCCGGCACGGATGTGACGATCGGGCTGGCGGACGGCCATGAATGGCACGGCGGCGCTTCCACCGCCAAGAATGGCGTGACCTGCAACCCGAATATTCCGACCGAGGAAGTGTTCACCACGCCGCATGCGCTGCGCGTGGATGGCTACGTGTCCAGCACCAAGCCCCTGTCGCATCAGGGAACGCTGATCAACGATATCCGGGTGAAATTCGAAGGCGGCCGCATCGTCGAAGCCAGGGCTTCGAAAGGCGAAGCGGTGCTGAACAAGGTTCTCGACACCGATGAGGGTGCACGGCGTCTGGGCGAAGTGGCGCTGGTGCCGCATTCCTCGCCGATCTCGGCAAGCGGTATCCTGTTCTACAACACGCTGTTTGACGAAAACGCCTCGTGCCACATCGCGCTTGGCCAATGCTATTCGAAATGTTTCCTCGACGGTGCTTCGCTGTCGCAGGAGCAGATCAAGGCGCAGGGCGGCAATTCCAGTCTGATCCACATCGACTGGATGATCGGTTCCGACAAGGTGGATATTGATGGCGTGAAGCCGGATGGCTCCACGGTTCCGGTGATGCGCAAGGGCGAATGGGCCTGA
- a CDS encoding MarR family winged helix-turn-helix transcriptional regulator codes for MSKEPLDHVDHILAQWRKERPDLDVGPMGLLGRLHRLSTHLGREVEAVLLKHGISSSAFDVLATLRRSGPPYRLSPGDLLAMTMVSSGTMTNRIDQLEKAGLVERIHNPQDRRSVLISLTERGLAVVEDAVGAHVENQHRLVAHLSEEERAALNGLLKRFLQDFEQ; via the coding sequence ATGAGCAAAGAACCGCTGGACCACGTCGATCATATTCTGGCGCAATGGCGCAAGGAACGACCCGATCTCGATGTCGGCCCCATGGGCCTGCTTGGGCGCCTGCACCGGCTCAGTACACATCTTGGCCGCGAGGTTGAGGCGGTACTTCTGAAACACGGGATCTCCTCCTCCGCTTTCGATGTGCTGGCGACATTGCGGCGCTCCGGCCCGCCCTACCGGCTTTCCCCCGGCGATCTGCTGGCCATGACCATGGTGAGTTCCGGCACCATGACCAACCGGATCGACCAGCTGGAAAAGGCCGGGCTGGTGGAGCGCATTCACAACCCCCAGGACCGGCGCAGCGTGTTGATATCGCTGACGGAGCGTGGACTTGCGGTTGTCGAGGATGCCGTCGGCGCGCATGTTGAAAACCAGCATCGTCTGGTTGCCCATCTCAGCGAAGAGGAACGTGCGGCGCTGAACGGGTTGCTGAAGCGCTTTTTGCAGGATTTCGAGCAATAG
- a CDS encoding 2'-5' RNA ligase family protein: MGFELADEGALKQLFLEGLGPHRIRRSSPRFNSKILIVLKPPAALAERIFADASHHAQGRTKRAAYPPELLHITLLCIGCFETVPHALTGRLKAALGEIKARPVPVTFDGTSLFGNRNSLVLRSSRAMPEINALSKILQRTLRRANLPCIAASSLTPHLTMIYGCGKIEPMPTGKPYSWLAGSFELIFSHNGETRHESLGRFALSAKADRYEQPESQLYLPEKVIGPSKRPKQRATA, translated from the coding sequence GTGGGTTTCGAGTTGGCGGATGAAGGAGCTTTAAAGCAGCTTTTCCTTGAGGGGCTGGGGCCGCACAGAATACGCCGATCCAGTCCGCGCTTCAACAGCAAGATTCTGATCGTGCTGAAACCGCCAGCAGCGCTTGCGGAGAGAATCTTTGCCGATGCGTCGCACCATGCGCAAGGACGGACGAAGCGCGCGGCCTATCCGCCGGAGCTTCTGCACATCACCCTGCTCTGTATCGGATGTTTTGAAACAGTGCCACATGCCCTGACAGGCAGGCTGAAGGCAGCACTTGGGGAAATCAAGGCGCGACCCGTTCCGGTCACGTTCGATGGAACATCGCTTTTCGGCAACCGCAACAGTCTGGTGCTGCGAAGCAGCCGTGCCATGCCGGAGATAAACGCCCTGTCGAAGATATTGCAGCGGACGCTCCGGCGGGCAAACCTTCCCTGCATCGCGGCATCGTCGCTTACGCCACATCTCACCATGATTTATGGCTGCGGCAAAATCGAACCGATGCCGACAGGAAAACCATATAGCTGGCTGGCTGGCAGTTTCGAACTCATCTTCAGCCATAATGGTGAGACGCGACACGAGTCTCTGGGGCGCTTCGCGCTTTCAGCAAAGGCGGACCGCTACGAGCAGCCCGAGAGTCAGCTGTATTTGCCGGAAAAAGTGATCGGTCCGTCGAAGCGACCGAAACAAAGGGCAACAGCGTAA
- a CDS encoding EamA family transporter, translating to MKKNPTYAADVLLTALAPAIWGTTYFVTTEFLPQGYPLHVAMLRALPAGILLLLLVRKLPQGIWWPRSFILGALNFSFFWAMLFVSAYRLPGGVAATVGAVQPLIVIGLSRLFLAAPVRPLAIAAGLLGIAGVALLVLTPGAGLDGIGVAAGLAGAVSMAFGTVLTRKWRPPVSNLTFTAWQLTAGGILLLPVAYALEPALPTPTAANILGMAYLGLIGAALTYLLWFRGLARIEPSAAASLGFLSPVVATLLGWLALGQSLTPAQIAGFVAVLFSIWLSQRSQLPR from the coding sequence ATGAAGAAAAATCCGACCTACGCCGCCGATGTGCTGTTGACCGCGCTTGCCCCGGCCATCTGGGGAACCACCTATTTCGTCACCACGGAATTTTTGCCACAGGGCTACCCTCTGCATGTCGCCATGCTGCGCGCATTGCCGGCGGGCATCCTGCTGCTGTTGCTCGTCCGGAAGCTGCCGCAAGGCATCTGGTGGCCGCGCAGTTTCATTCTTGGCGCGCTGAATTTTTCGTTCTTCTGGGCGATGCTTTTCGTGTCGGCTTATCGGCTGCCGGGCGGTGTGGCGGCCACGGTGGGTGCGGTGCAACCCCTCATCGTCATTGGCCTGTCCCGGCTGTTTCTGGCTGCGCCGGTCAGGCCGCTCGCCATCGCTGCCGGGTTATTGGGCATTGCGGGCGTGGCGCTTCTGGTTCTGACACCCGGTGCGGGGCTGGATGGTATCGGGGTTGCCGCAGGTCTTGCCGGCGCCGTGTCCATGGCCTTCGGGACGGTGCTGACCCGCAAATGGCGCCCGCCGGTCTCCAATCTCACCTTCACGGCCTGGCAATTGACGGCGGGCGGAATTCTCCTGCTGCCTGTCGCCTATGCTCTGGAACCGGCCCTGCCAACACCAACCGCCGCCAATATTCTCGGCATGGCCTATCTCGGCCTCATTGGTGCGGCGCTTACCTATCTTCTGTGGTTTCGCGGGCTTGCCCGCATCGAACCTTCCGCCGCCGCGTCACTCGGTTTTTTAAGCCCTGTCGTGGCGACGTTGCTGGGCTGGCTGGCGCTCGGCCAAAGCCTTACGCCAGCGCAGATCGCCGGGTTTGTTGCGGTGCTTTTCAGCATCTGGCTCAGTCAGCGCAGCCAGTTGCCGAGATAG
- a CDS encoding TetR/AcrR family transcriptional regulator, whose product MKNPQTKADDILRCARTLIIRGGYNSFSYADISSVVGIRNASIHHHFPSKSDLVRKLVQQYRQEVEAGIAELERNISDPLEQLRAYIGYWEGCIADATHPFCVCALLATEIPVLPESVVLEVRAHFQSLSDWLTAVLERGAAQGRLVLTGTARANAEMFMATVHGAMLSARAHGDTATFGAITRPMLERITA is encoded by the coding sequence ATGAAAAATCCACAGACCAAGGCTGATGATATTCTTCGTTGCGCGCGCACCCTGATTATCAGGGGCGGCTATAACAGTTTCAGCTACGCGGATATTTCCAGCGTGGTCGGCATTCGCAATGCGAGCATTCACCACCATTTCCCCAGCAAATCGGATCTGGTCCGCAAACTGGTCCAGCAATACAGGCAGGAGGTTGAAGCCGGTATCGCCGAGCTGGAGCGAAACATCTCCGATCCGCTTGAACAGCTTCGCGCCTATATCGGTTATTGGGAGGGTTGTATCGCCGACGCGACCCATCCCTTCTGCGTCTGCGCTCTGCTCGCCACTGAAATACCGGTCCTTCCCGAATCTGTTGTCCTTGAAGTGCGTGCGCATTTTCAAAGCCTCTCGGACTGGCTCACCGCCGTGCTGGAACGCGGGGCTGCCCAAGGGCGCCTTGTGCTGACCGGAACAGCGCGAGCCAATGCTGAAATGTTCATGGCCACCGTGCACGGCGCAATGCTTTCAGCCCGCGCGCACGGCGATACCGCAACCTTTGGCGCGATAACCCGGCCCATGCTGGAGCGCATCACCGCGTGA